The Halorussus gelatinilyticus genome contains the following window.
GAAGGAGGATCTGCCCGCGCTCGACGTGCCCGACGGCGTGCCCGGTCGCTTCTCGGTCCTCTCGACGGTCGGTCTCGCCTGCGCCGCGATTCAGGGCCACGACCTCGACGCGATTCTCCGAGGAGCGAGCGACGAGGCCGACCGCCTCGCGGGGTCGCTGTACGACTCGCCGGCCTACGCCTACGGCGCGGTGGCCTACGCCCTCGAAGAGCGCGGCGCGGCGGTCAACGCGATGATGCCCTACGCCGAATCCCTCGAAACCTTCGCCGAGTGGTTCGCCCAGTTGTGGGCCGAGAGCCTCGGCAAGGACGGCCGGGGCCAGACCCCCGCCCGCGCGCTCGGCGCGACCGACCAGCACTCCCAACTCCAACTCTACCGCGCGGGCCCCCGCGACAAACTCGTCACGCTCGTTCGCCCGGAGACGCGCGCCGACCGCGCGATTCCCACGACCGACTTAGACGGCCTCTCGTACCTCGGCGGCTCGTCGCTCGGCGACCTGCTCGACGCCGAGTTCGAGGCGACCGAGGCCAGCCTCGCGGCCGCGGGCCAGCCGAACGTTCGGGTCGAAATCGACCGCGTGGACGAGGAGAGCCTCGGCGAACTCCTCTACGGCATGGAGGCCGCCTGCGTCGTCTACGGCGAACTCGCCGAGGTCTCGACGTTCACGCAACCCGCCGTCGAGTGGGGTAAAAAGGCCGCCCGCGGACTGCTGGGCGGCGGCGACTTCGAGGAGGCCGACGCCGTGGCCGAGAAGACGACGCTGACCGTCGAGTAGGTCGGCTTCTATCACGGAACGCAGCGGGAAAAGAACAGAAGTTTTTGACAACCATCTAACTACAGTCGGGAGAACGTATCGTGTTCGACACAGCCCTCCACCGGCAGGTAGTCCTCGCCGCGCTGGTCGCCCTCGCGGGCGTCGCTGGCGCGGCCGCGGGCGCATCCGCGGCGGCAGACGACGTATCGGCGCACTCGGTACAGCAACTCGACTCGTCAGTCGCACAGACCGACGAAACCAATCAGAGCGAGAACGTCACGGCGTCGTTCGTCCACGACGGCGAGAAACTCGACATAAGCCCTATCAGCGAACAGAACGTCACCACTCGAACGAACGCGGCCGCCGGGACGACGCTTAATCTCGTATTGCGAAAGAACGGTAGCTTCGTCGACCAGCGTGAGGCAACAGTCTCGAAGAACGGTACCGCGACAGTCTCCATCTACTCTCAAAATCTCCGCCTGAGACCGCACTCCGAGATATCGCTCGTCGTTCGCTACGACGGCCGGACTCTCGCCGAGACGACCGGGGTCGTGAAAGAGACCTCCGTCGAGTTCGTTCACGACGGCGAGCGCCTCGTGCTCGAAAACACTGCAAACCAGACCGTCAAACTACGGACCGACGCCGAACCGGGCGAGAAGGTAGTAGTCAAGATAGAGGGCGAATCGTTCGGCATAATGACTCCGGAGGTCGTCGCGGCGGACGGAACTGCCAACGCAACGTTCGACCTGAGCGACGTGCCGTCCGGGACCGAAGTCAACCTCACCCTCCAATCCAGTTCGAAGGTGACCGAAGGTGTAATCCTGAACGAGTCGGCGATGGCGACCGAGACGACGACGGACGCGCCGACCGAGACGACCACCGACGATACAGCAACGACCACCGACGAAATCGAAACGACCACGCAGGGCGACAACGAGTCCGGCATCCCCGGATTCGGCGTCCCGGTAGCGCTCCTCGCGTTGGTCGCCGGCGTCGCGCACGCGCGGCGCGCCTGACCGGCGACTCGGCGCGGTTTCCCGCATCCAATCACCGCTTCTCGCGTCCAAGCACAGGGCCTTTAGCGCGGCCGCCCGTGCTTCGAGGCATGG
Protein-coding sequences here:
- a CDS encoding BGTF surface domain-containing protein, with the translated sequence MFDTALHRQVVLAALVALAGVAGAAAGASAAADDVSAHSVQQLDSSVAQTDETNQSENVTASFVHDGEKLDISPISEQNVTTRTNAAAGTTLNLVLRKNGSFVDQREATVSKNGTATVSIYSQNLRLRPHSEISLVVRYDGRTLAETTGVVKETSVEFVHDGERLVLENTANQTVKLRTDAEPGEKVVVKIEGESFGIMTPEVVAADGTANATFDLSDVPSGTEVNLTLQSSSKVTEGVILNESAMATETTTDAPTETTTDDTATTTDEIETTTQGDNESGIPGFGVPVALLALVAGVAHARRA
- a CDS encoding glucose-6-phosphate isomerase: MRVDLGNALSEVADPGLSRTGLDELDERVADAHERIERGRANADHGYAALNLPETANPDEIRAAVEPFADAEAVLTVGIGGSALGAATLARGLPSETDAYFLDNVDPEHVSRLLDSLPLDSTAVNVVSRSGTTAETLANFLVVREEMERAGVDWTDRTFVTTGDEGNLRRLAEKEDLPALDVPDGVPGRFSVLSTVGLACAAIQGHDLDAILRGASDEADRLAGSLYDSPAYAYGAVAYALEERGAAVNAMMPYAESLETFAEWFAQLWAESLGKDGRGQTPARALGATDQHSQLQLYRAGPRDKLVTLVRPETRADRAIPTTDLDGLSYLGGSSLGDLLDAEFEATEASLAAAGQPNVRVEIDRVDEESLGELLYGMEAACVVYGELAEVSTFTQPAVEWGKKAARGLLGGGDFEEADAVAEKTTLTVE